Proteins encoded in a region of the Patagioenas fasciata isolate bPatFas1 chromosome 21, bPatFas1.hap1, whole genome shotgun sequence genome:
- the LOC136110805 gene encoding dynein axonemal heavy chain 9-like isoform X2: MESAIIDWSHQIQEALKKESSEPLLQGSNPNPKVELEFWKNRCDDLECIYNQLTTRKVRNMMELLERVESSYIPAFKTMLMDVEAALTEAQDVHLRLTPLKRRLEDVERVEFSEVKPFLLPLLHVVCLIWVTSKHYNMPVRIVVLLQEICNLLIEQALVYLSPEDLLKGDMEESLGKVRMVLGILNMFKEAFEERREKLHMYYEPGQEVREWDFSSTMVFARLDTFLKRLEMVEDLLATSLDLMKLEKIEFSGIKGKTLGQQVLDMYEEFQEAYKVFSERTYDCLDLTNTDFEQDAFGFQQKVEDMDRRLGTIFIQAFDDASNLDHAFKLLDMFGSLLERPAVAADAAGKYSVLISMFSRALDHARLIYSRHIQAELKLGSPLCTRTCRRWLERCAGRRSCERESRCRLITSGTSHISAWTLLKEEG; this comes from the exons atggagtcggccatcatagactggagccaccagatccaggaggcactgaagaaagagtcttcagagcctctcctgcaaggcagcaatccgaacccgaaggtggagctggagttctggaagaacag gtgtgatgacctggaatgcatttacaaccagctgacaacgaggaaggtcaggaacatgatggagctgctggagagagttgagagcagctacatcccagccttcaaaaccatgctaatggatgttgaggcag ctttgactgaagctcaggacgttcacctgcgcctgacacccctcaagcgccgcttggaagacgtagagagggttgagttcagcgaggtgaagcctttcctgctccccctgctccacgtggtgtgtttgatctgggtcacctccaagcactacaacatgcccgtgcggatagtggtgctgctccaggagatctgcaaccttctcattgagcag gccctggtgtacctgtctccagaagaccttctgaaaggggacatggaggagagcctgggcaaggtgcgaatggtgctcggtatcctgaacatgttcaaagaggcatttgaggagagaagggaaaaactgcacatgtattatgaaccaggccaagaagtgagggagtgggacttcagctccacgatggtgtttgcgaggctggacaccttcctgaagagactggagatggtggag gatctcctggcaacttccttggacttgatgaagctggagaaaattgaattcagtgggattaaagggaagaccctgggccagcaggtcctggacatgtatgaggaattccaggaggcatacaaggtgttttcagagcgaacctatgactgtcttgacctgaccaacacg gactttgagcaggatgcctttggtttccagcagaaagtagaagacatggaccgtcggctgggcaccattttcatccaggcttttgatgacgcctccaacttggaccacgccttcaag ctgctggacatgttcgggagccttttggagcgaccggcagtcgctgcagatgctgctggcaaatactccgtcctcatcagcatgttcagcagggccctggaccacgccaggctgatctactcccggcacatccaggcagagctgaagctcg gatcccccctgtgcacaagaacatgccgccggtggctggagcgctgcgctgggcgcaggagctgcgagcgcgaatccaggtgccgtttgatcacttcaggcacatcccacatct
- the LOC136110805 gene encoding dynein axonemal heavy chain 9-like isoform X1, which yields MESAIIDWSHQIQEALKKESSEPLLQGSNPNPKVELEFWKNRCDDLECIYNQLTTRKVRNMMELLERVESSYIPAFKTMLMDVEAALTEAQDVHLRLTPLKRRLEDVERVEFSEVKPFLLPLLHVVCLIWVTSKHYNMPVRIVVLLQEICNLLIEQALVYLSPEDLLKGDMEESLGKVRMVLGILNMFKEAFEERREKLHMYYEPGQEVREWDFSSTMVFARLDTFLKRLEMVEDLLATSLDLMKLEKIEFSGIKGKTLGQQVLDMYEEFQEAYKVFSERTYDCLDLTNTDFEQDAFGFQQKVEDMDRRLGTIFIQAFDDASNLDHAFKLLDMFGSLLERPAVAADAAGKYSVLISMFSRALDHARLIYSRHIQAELKLGSPLCTRTCRRWLERCAGRRSCERESRCRLITSGTSHICACLFQLSCFMTTLLSSL from the exons atggagtcggccatcatagactggagccaccagatccaggaggcactgaagaaagagtcttcagagcctctcctgcaaggcagcaatccgaacccgaaggtggagctggagttctggaagaacag gtgtgatgacctggaatgcatttacaaccagctgacaacgaggaaggtcaggaacatgatggagctgctggagagagttgagagcagctacatcccagccttcaaaaccatgctaatggatgttgaggcag ctttgactgaagctcaggacgttcacctgcgcctgacacccctcaagcgccgcttggaagacgtagagagggttgagttcagcgaggtgaagcctttcctgctccccctgctccacgtggtgtgtttgatctgggtcacctccaagcactacaacatgcccgtgcggatagtggtgctgctccaggagatctgcaaccttctcattgagcag gccctggtgtacctgtctccagaagaccttctgaaaggggacatggaggagagcctgggcaaggtgcgaatggtgctcggtatcctgaacatgttcaaagaggcatttgaggagagaagggaaaaactgcacatgtattatgaaccaggccaagaagtgagggagtgggacttcagctccacgatggtgtttgcgaggctggacaccttcctgaagagactggagatggtggag gatctcctggcaacttccttggacttgatgaagctggagaaaattgaattcagtgggattaaagggaagaccctgggccagcaggtcctggacatgtatgaggaattccaggaggcatacaaggtgttttcagagcgaacctatgactgtcttgacctgaccaacacg gactttgagcaggatgcctttggtttccagcagaaagtagaagacatggaccgtcggctgggcaccattttcatccaggcttttgatgacgcctccaacttggaccacgccttcaag ctgctggacatgttcgggagccttttggagcgaccggcagtcgctgcagatgctgctggcaaatactccgtcctcatcagcatgttcagcagggccctggaccacgccaggctgatctactcccggcacatccaggcagagctgaagctcg gatcccccctgtgcacaagaacatgccgccggtggctggagcgctgcgctgggcgcaggagctgcgagcgcgaatccaggtgccgtttgatcacttcaggcacatcccacatctgtgcgtgtctgttccagctaagttgctttatgaccaccttgctatcttctctgtaa
- the LOC136110805 gene encoding dynein axonemal heavy chain 9-like isoform X3 yields the protein MESAIIDWSHQIQEALKKESSEPLLQGSNPNPKVELEFWKNRCDDLECIYNQLTTRKVRNMMELLERVESSYIPAFKTMLMDVEAALTEAQDVHLRLTPLKRRLEDVERVEFSEVKPFLLPLLHVVCLIWVTSKHYNMPVRIVVLLQEICNLLIEQALVYLSPEDLLKGDMEESLGKVRMVLGILNMFKEAFEERREKLHMYYEPGQEVREWDFSSTMVFARLDTFLKRLEMVEDLLATSLDLMKLEKIEFSGIKGKTLGQQVLDMYEEFQEAYKVFSERTYDCLDLTNTDFEQDAFGFQQKVEDMDRRLGTIFIQAFDDASNLDHAFKLLDMFGSLLERPAVAADAAGKYSVLISMFSRALDHARLIYSRHIQAELKLAAWTLLKEEG from the exons atggagtcggccatcatagactggagccaccagatccaggaggcactgaagaaagagtcttcagagcctctcctgcaaggcagcaatccgaacccgaaggtggagctggagttctggaagaacag gtgtgatgacctggaatgcatttacaaccagctgacaacgaggaaggtcaggaacatgatggagctgctggagagagttgagagcagctacatcccagccttcaaaaccatgctaatggatgttgaggcag ctttgactgaagctcaggacgttcacctgcgcctgacacccctcaagcgccgcttggaagacgtagagagggttgagttcagcgaggtgaagcctttcctgctccccctgctccacgtggtgtgtttgatctgggtcacctccaagcactacaacatgcccgtgcggatagtggtgctgctccaggagatctgcaaccttctcattgagcag gccctggtgtacctgtctccagaagaccttctgaaaggggacatggaggagagcctgggcaaggtgcgaatggtgctcggtatcctgaacatgttcaaagaggcatttgaggagagaagggaaaaactgcacatgtattatgaaccaggccaagaagtgagggagtgggacttcagctccacgatggtgtttgcgaggctggacaccttcctgaagagactggagatggtggag gatctcctggcaacttccttggacttgatgaagctggagaaaattgaattcagtgggattaaagggaagaccctgggccagcaggtcctggacatgtatgaggaattccaggaggcatacaaggtgttttcagagcgaacctatgactgtcttgacctgaccaacacg gactttgagcaggatgcctttggtttccagcagaaagtagaagacatggaccgtcggctgggcaccattttcatccaggcttttgatgacgcctccaacttggaccacgccttcaag ctgctggacatgttcgggagccttttggagcgaccggcagtcgctgcagatgctgctggcaaatactccgtcctcatcagcatgttcagcagggccctggaccacgccaggctgatctactcccggcacatccaggcagagctgaagctcg